A genomic window from Candidatus Kouleothrix ribensis includes:
- a CDS encoding amidohydrolase family protein, protein MTRIADPAGVLPASIVLEHAQIVQADRVVARPLAFVAGRVAGRLPVAAPRIDLAGHLVVPGLINAHDHLQLNTIPPLPHAQVFPNSYAWVAAFAPHFQNPAVAAAVGVPSALRHWHGGLKNLLSGVTTVAHHDPWHAALDDPAFPVGLVRGLGWSHSLGLGHTHAAAAGLPRYGPPVCASFAATPAQQPWIIHLAEGTDALAAAELAQLDALGCLAANTLLVHGVGLTPTDIDRVIERGAAVIWCPASNLEMLGRTLDPGRLQAAGRLTLGSDSRLTGARDLLDELLVARAHSHLALPELLRLVTADAGRLLRRPDLGQLAPGSPADCLIVRQTSADPYQSIIGAQRRDLRAVVRAGQPLIADPDLAEWFGLCGSAATPVRLDGRPKLLARALARPELLALEPGLELEDGSV, encoded by the coding sequence ATGACGCGGATCGCCGACCCCGCCGGGGTGCTGCCGGCCAGCATTGTGCTCGAGCATGCGCAGATCGTGCAAGCCGATCGGGTGGTCGCCCGGCCGCTCGCATTCGTGGCTGGCCGGGTGGCCGGCCGGCTGCCTGTGGCCGCACCGCGCATCGATCTAGCCGGGCACCTGGTTGTGCCGGGGCTGATCAATGCCCACGATCACCTGCAGCTCAACACGATTCCGCCGCTGCCGCACGCCCAGGTCTTTCCCAACAGCTATGCCTGGGTGGCGGCCTTCGCGCCGCACTTTCAGAACCCTGCGGTTGCTGCGGCGGTGGGCGTGCCAAGCGCGCTGCGGCACTGGCACGGCGGCTTGAAAAACCTGCTCAGCGGCGTGACCACGGTTGCGCATCATGATCCCTGGCATGCCGCGCTCGACGACCCGGCCTTTCCGGTGGGGCTGGTGCGCGGTTTGGGCTGGAGCCACTCGCTGGGGCTGGGGCACACCCACGCGGCCGCGGCCGGCCTGCCACGCTACGGGCCGCCGGTGTGCGCGAGCTTCGCCGCCACGCCGGCGCAGCAGCCCTGGATCATCCACCTGGCCGAGGGCACCGACGCGCTGGCCGCCGCCGAGCTGGCCCAGCTCGATGCGCTGGGCTGCCTGGCGGCAAACACGCTGCTGGTGCATGGCGTGGGGCTGACGCCAACCGATATCGATCGCGTGATCGAACGCGGCGCCGCAGTGATCTGGTGCCCGGCCAGCAACCTCGAGATGCTGGGGCGCACGCTCGACCCAGGCCGGCTCCAGGCAGCCGGCCGGCTGACGCTTGGCAGCGACTCGCGGCTGACGGGGGCGCGCGACCTGCTCGACGAGCTGCTGGTCGCCCGCGCGCACAGCCATCTCGCGCTGCCCGAGCTGCTGCGGCTCGTCACGGCCGACGCCGGGCGGCTGCTGCGCCGCCCCGATCTCGGCCAGCTGGCGCCGGGGTCGCCGGCCGATTGCCTGATCGTGCGGCAGACCAGCGCCGATCCATATCAGTCGATTATTGGCGCCCAGCGCCGCGATCTGCGCGCGGTGGTGCGCGCAGGCCAGCCGCTGATCGCCGACCCGGACCTGGCCGAGTGGTTTGGGCTATGCGGCAGCGCGGCCACGCCGGTGCGCCTGGACGGGCGCCCGAAGCTGTTGGCGCGCGCGCTGGCGCGCCCCGAGCTGCTGGCCCTGGAGCCAGGGCTTGAGCTTGAGGATGGAAGTGTATGA
- a CDS encoding c-type cytochrome: MRVLRWLGVGMGVLAGLLVVLAAGVYVASSVRLNKTYQVAEEAVTIPTDAASIERGKYLVTTIGQCVDCHGENLAGREFLNVPGIVRAVSANLTTGKGGVGASFSAAEWVRALRHGIDPAGRPLLIMPSQNYNQLSAEDLGAIIAYVKSVPPVDYVPAPSEVGPLGRVLFVAGQIDALAAERIDHAAPPPAPIAAGVDAGYGRYLATIGGCADCHGQSFAGGPVPGAPPDVPPASNLTPAGEISGWADADFITTMRTGINPAGKALDSFMPYRYIGRLTDDELRAIYLYLKTLPAMPIGAR; this comes from the coding sequence ATGCGGGTACTACGTTGGCTTGGGGTGGGCATGGGCGTGCTTGCCGGATTGCTGGTGGTGCTGGCCGCAGGGGTGTATGTGGCAAGCAGTGTACGCCTGAATAAGACCTACCAGGTTGCAGAGGAGGCCGTGACGATCCCTACCGACGCTGCCAGTATCGAGCGTGGTAAATATCTGGTCACCACAATCGGCCAGTGTGTCGACTGCCACGGCGAGAATCTGGCCGGGCGCGAGTTTCTGAACGTGCCTGGTATTGTGCGCGCGGTGTCGGCTAACCTGACCACCGGCAAGGGTGGGGTGGGCGCCAGCTTCAGCGCAGCAGAATGGGTGCGCGCGCTGCGCCATGGCATCGACCCGGCCGGCCGGCCGTTGCTGATCATGCCGTCGCAGAACTACAACCAGCTCAGCGCCGAAGATCTAGGCGCGATCATCGCGTATGTGAAGAGCGTGCCGCCGGTTGATTACGTGCCGGCGCCGAGCGAGGTGGGGCCGCTGGGCCGTGTGTTGTTCGTGGCCGGCCAGATCGACGCGCTCGCGGCCGAGCGGATCGACCACGCCGCGCCGCCGCCGGCCCCGATCGCCGCCGGAGTCGACGCTGGCTATGGCCGCTACCTGGCGACGATCGGCGGCTGCGCCGATTGCCACGGCCAGTCGTTCGCGGGCGGGCCAGTGCCCGGCGCCCCGCCCGACGTGCCGCCGGCCTCGAATCTCACGCCCGCCGGCGAGATCAGCGGCTGGGCCGACGCCGACTTTATCACGACCATGCGCACCGGCATCAATCCGGCCGGCAAGGCGCTCGACTCGTTCATGCCCTACAGGTACATTGGCCGGCTCACCGACGACGAGCTGCGCGCGATCTACCTGTATCTCAAGACGCTGCCGGCCATGCCGATCGGCGCGCGGTAG
- a CDS encoding radical SAM protein encodes MTILHPQPAPLAPDQAPPPPLPRRDPITQLPILILFPHSRCNCRCLMCDIWRATTRDELAADDVAGWLAEWRALGVRRVVLSGGEALLHAQLWQLCDHLRGAGMGITILSTGLLLRRHAAELVRRCDDVVVSLDGPQPIHDSIRNVPRAYARLAEGVAAVKAADPRVSVSARCTVQRNNFLHLRAVVAAAHALGLDRISFLAADVSSEAFNRPGGWDDTRTGQVALEPGDLPLLAAELDALEAEYAADFASGFIAESPLKLRRRLHQYYAALLGQADFAANSCNAPWVSSVIEADGTVRPCFFQPALGNIYQSEGLAAILNSPEAIAWRQGLDQRRDAICRTCVCTLSLREPPA; translated from the coding sequence ATGACGATTTTGCATCCACAGCCGGCGCCGCTCGCGCCCGACCAGGCGCCGCCACCGCCACTGCCGCGCCGCGACCCGATCACCCAGCTGCCGATCTTGATCCTGTTCCCGCACAGCCGCTGCAACTGCCGCTGCCTGATGTGCGACATCTGGCGCGCAACCACGCGCGACGAGCTGGCCGCCGATGATGTGGCCGGCTGGCTGGCCGAGTGGCGCGCGCTGGGCGTGCGCCGGGTGGTGCTGAGCGGCGGCGAGGCGCTGCTGCACGCGCAGCTGTGGCAGCTGTGCGATCACCTGCGCGGCGCGGGCATGGGCATCACCATCCTCAGCACCGGCCTGCTGCTGCGCCGCCACGCCGCCGAGCTGGTGCGCCGCTGCGACGACGTGGTGGTGAGCCTGGATGGCCCGCAGCCGATCCACGACAGCATCCGCAACGTGCCGCGGGCCTATGCGCGCCTGGCCGAGGGCGTGGCCGCCGTCAAGGCCGCCGACCCGCGCGTGTCGGTCAGCGCGCGCTGCACCGTGCAGCGCAATAACTTCCTGCACCTGCGCGCAGTGGTCGCGGCCGCACACGCGCTCGGGCTCGACCGGATCAGCTTTCTGGCGGCTGATGTCAGCAGCGAGGCCTTCAACCGGCCGGGCGGCTGGGACGACACGCGCACCGGGCAGGTGGCGCTCGAGCCGGGCGACCTGCCGCTGCTGGCGGCGGAGCTGGACGCGCTCGAAGCCGAATATGCCGCTGATTTCGCCAGCGGCTTTATCGCCGAGTCGCCGCTGAAGCTGCGCCGCCGGCTGCACCAGTACTACGCCGCGCTGCTTGGCCAGGCCGATTTCGCCGCCAACTCGTGCAATGCGCCCTGGGTATCGAGTGTGATCGAGGCCGATGGAACCGTGCGGCCATGCTTTTTCCAGCCGGCACTCGGCAACATCTACCAGTCCGAGGGCCTGGCGGCCATCCTGAACTCGCCCGAGGCAATCGCCTGGCGGCAAGGCCTCGACCAGCGGCGCGACGCGATCTGCCGAACATGTGTCTGCACGCTCTCGTTGCGCGAGCCACCAGCCTGA
- a CDS encoding methyltransferase domain-containing protein, producing the protein MEAANTLPWSLACPSCRAPLGDPADLDDRAACGACGQHYERRDGIWRLLPPARAAYFAPFLRDYTAIRAAEGYGYDTAAHYRRLPEVDPSDPLAWQWRMRAITFAELRARVLRPLGAGLRVLDLGSGVGWLSHRLAQLGHAPCAVDLNLDPRDGLAAARHYPAAWPLLQAEFDRLPLAPAQADVVLFNASLPYSADYAITLAEALRVLRPGGRLVVMDSPIYRRDASGRQMLAERQAAFVRAHGTRADALPSVGYLTWPMLHALGRTLGLRWRAYTPWYGWRWAVRPWRARLLRQREPSTFALLVAQRADEAYRRG; encoded by the coding sequence GTGGAAGCAGCGAACACGTTACCATGGTCGCTCGCCTGCCCGAGCTGCCGCGCGCCGCTGGGCGACCCGGCCGATCTGGATGATCGCGCGGCCTGTGGCGCCTGCGGCCAGCACTACGAGCGCCGCGACGGCATCTGGCGCCTGCTGCCGCCTGCGCGCGCGGCCTACTTCGCGCCGTTCCTGCGCGACTACACGGCCATCCGCGCGGCCGAGGGCTACGGCTACGACACGGCCGCGCACTACCGGCGCCTGCCCGAGGTCGATCCGTCCGACCCGCTGGCGTGGCAGTGGCGTATGCGCGCGATCACCTTCGCCGAGCTGCGCGCGCGCGTGCTGCGGCCGCTCGGCGCCGGCCTGCGCGTGCTCGACCTTGGCTCGGGCGTGGGCTGGCTGAGCCACCGGCTCGCGCAGCTTGGCCACGCACCCTGCGCGGTCGACCTGAACCTCGACCCGCGTGACGGCCTGGCGGCCGCGCGGCACTACCCGGCGGCCTGGCCGCTGCTGCAGGCCGAGTTCGACCGGCTGCCGCTGGCGCCGGCGCAGGCCGACGTGGTGCTATTCAACGCCAGCCTGCCCTATAGCGCCGACTATGCCATAACGCTGGCCGAGGCGCTGCGCGTGCTGCGGCCGGGCGGCCGGCTTGTGGTGATGGACTCGCCGATCTACCGGCGCGACGCCAGCGGCCGCCAGATGCTGGCCGAGCGCCAGGCCGCGTTCGTGCGCGCCCACGGCACCCGCGCCGACGCGCTGCCGAGCGTGGGCTACCTGACATGGCCGATGCTACATGCGCTGGGCCGCACGCTGGGCCTGCGCTGGCGCGCCTACACACCCTGGTATGGCTGGCGCTGGGCAGTGCGGCCCTGGCGCGCGCGCCTGCTGCGCCAGCGCGAGCCGAGTACATTCGCGCTGCTGGTGGCGCAACGGGCCGACGAAGCGTATAGAAGGGGATAG
- a CDS encoding class I SAM-dependent methyltransferase, with translation MKQATPFDSMAADYDQAFTDTLIGARMRQAVWRRLDAAFCPGAHVLELNCGTGEDAVYLARRGVHVLATDISSAMLAAARAKVERAGLHELVQVEQLDITRLAEHAAGPRHFDGALSNFGGLNCVADLAAAARGLAAHLRPGAPALLCVMGPLVPWEWAWYLWRRQPRKAFRRLRPGGTPWRGLSIHYPTVGALRRAFAPAFRLRRVSAVGALLPPSYAEGWARRHPRALALLAACERRIEVLPPLPWLADHYLVELERVEP, from the coding sequence ATGAAACAGGCGACGCCCTTCGACAGCATGGCCGCCGACTACGACCAGGCCTTCACCGACACGCTGATCGGCGCGCGTATGCGCCAGGCGGTGTGGCGCCGGCTCGATGCGGCCTTCTGCCCCGGCGCGCATGTGCTCGAGCTGAACTGCGGCACCGGCGAGGATGCGGTGTACCTGGCGCGGCGCGGCGTACACGTGCTGGCCACCGATATCTCGAGCGCCATGCTGGCTGCGGCGCGGGCCAAGGTCGAGCGCGCCGGCCTGCACGAGCTGGTGCAGGTCGAGCAGCTAGACATAACAAGACTGGCTGAGCACGCCGCCGGGCCTCGGCACTTCGACGGTGCGCTCTCGAACTTTGGCGGGCTGAACTGCGTAGCCGACCTGGCTGCCGCCGCGCGCGGGCTAGCGGCCCATCTGCGGCCAGGCGCGCCGGCGCTGCTATGCGTGATGGGGCCGCTGGTGCCGTGGGAGTGGGCCTGGTACCTGTGGCGCAGGCAGCCGCGCAAGGCCTTTCGGCGCCTGCGGCCGGGCGGCACACCCTGGCGCGGCCTGAGCATCCACTACCCGACGGTTGGTGCGCTGCGGCGGGCGTTTGCGCCGGCATTTCGGCTGCGGCGGGTGAGTGCGGTCGGCGCGCTGCTGCCGCCCTCGTATGCCGAGGGCTGGGCGCGGCGCCACCCGCGCGCGCTGGCCCTGCTTGCTGCCTGCGAGCGGCGGATCGAGGTGCTGCCGCCGCTCCCCTGGCTGGCCGATCACTATCTGGTTGAGTTGGAGCGGGTAGAACCGTGA
- a CDS encoding B12-binding domain-containing radical SAM protein: MPDILLTHGYFLWEDEKEQQIMKPYPTLGLLYISAYLRRAGFAVEIYDSTWGGKPDLYARLARTPGGVLGIYTNLITRSNIVQIIAEAKRQRWTVVLGGPESANYTEQYMAHGADVVIVGEGEATLAELLPALARVGPHRLHGIAGTTFRDEQGQLITNLPRPQIDDIDSLPWPDREQIDLPKYVDVWRTHHGMGSVNLITARGCPYKCKWCSHAVFGYTHRRRDFMDCVNELQHINDVYAPDQVWYADDVFTISHRWLYDYAAELKRRALKLPFETISRADRMMKDDVLKTLAEMGCYRIWIGAESGSQRILDAMQRGVKVEQVEWATKAAQRHGIQVGMFLMWGYDGEQLEDIEATVEQVKKWNPNLFLTTVAYPIKNTPYYAKVADQAIMIKEWSAGTDRDFVIKGRHSRSYYKHADRWLRNEVAAFRLEHENPAEAADRRAEALEARTALLASAHEVEA, encoded by the coding sequence ATGCCCGACATACTGCTTACGCACGGCTACTTTCTGTGGGAAGACGAAAAAGAGCAGCAGATCATGAAGCCGTACCCGACGCTCGGGCTGCTGTACATCTCGGCCTACTTGCGCCGGGCCGGCTTCGCGGTCGAGATCTACGACAGCACCTGGGGCGGCAAGCCCGATCTGTACGCGCGGCTGGCGCGCACGCCGGGCGGCGTGCTGGGGATCTACACCAACCTGATCACCCGCAGCAATATCGTGCAGATCATCGCCGAGGCCAAGCGCCAGCGCTGGACGGTGGTGCTGGGCGGGCCAGAGAGCGCCAACTACACCGAGCAGTACATGGCCCATGGCGCCGATGTAGTGATCGTTGGCGAGGGCGAGGCCACGCTGGCCGAGCTGCTGCCGGCGCTGGCGCGCGTGGGGCCGCACCGCCTGCATGGCATCGCCGGCACGACCTTCCGCGACGAACAGGGCCAGCTGATCACGAATTTGCCGCGCCCGCAGATCGACGACATCGACAGCCTGCCCTGGCCCGATCGCGAGCAGATCGACCTGCCAAAGTATGTCGATGTGTGGCGCACGCACCATGGCATGGGCAGTGTCAACCTGATCACCGCGCGCGGCTGCCCCTACAAGTGCAAGTGGTGCTCGCACGCGGTGTTCGGCTACACCCACCGCCGGCGCGATTTCATGGATTGCGTGAACGAGCTGCAGCATATCAACGATGTGTATGCGCCCGACCAGGTGTGGTATGCCGACGACGTGTTCACGATCAGCCACCGCTGGCTGTACGACTACGCCGCCGAGCTGAAGCGCCGCGCGCTCAAGCTGCCGTTCGAGACGATCTCGCGCGCCGATCGCATGATGAAGGACGACGTGCTGAAGACGCTGGCCGAGATGGGCTGCTACCGGATCTGGATCGGCGCCGAGAGCGGCAGCCAGCGCATCCTCGACGCCATGCAGCGCGGCGTGAAGGTCGAGCAGGTCGAGTGGGCCACGAAAGCCGCCCAGCGCCACGGCATCCAGGTGGGTATGTTCCTGATGTGGGGCTACGACGGCGAGCAGCTCGAGGATATCGAGGCGACGGTCGAGCAGGTCAAGAAGTGGAATCCGAACCTGTTTCTGACCACAGTGGCCTACCCGATCAAGAACACGCCTTACTATGCCAAGGTCGCCGACCAGGCGATCATGATCAAGGAGTGGAGCGCCGGCACCGATCGCGATTTCGTGATCAAGGGCCGCCACTCGCGCAGCTACTACAAGCACGCCGACCGCTGGCTGCGCAACGAGGTGGCGGCGTTCCGGCTCGAGCACGAGAACCCGGCCGAGGCGGCCGATCGCCGCGCCGAGGCGCTAGAAGCGCGCACGGCGCTGCTGGCCAGCGCGCACGAGGTCGAAGCCTAG
- a CDS encoding B12-binding domain-containing radical SAM protein, with protein sequence MVDVLLAHSYFLKYDPKQLQKMRPYAPLAALYAAGILRAQGYSVALFDAMLSDGEAEFEAALARHQPRYAVLYEDNFNFLSKMCLTRMRDAACTMSAMARERGATVIATGADASDHPEHYLAHGVQYVMVGEADHTLAELLAALEAAAPPAAISGIAGLALADPRAPGGVYRSPRRSPERHPDVFPFPAWDLLDVERYRAAWQQAHGFYSLNLVSTRGCPFHCNWCAKPIWGQRYAMRSPANMADELALVKQTLRPDHIWFADDIFGLRPQWVAAFGREVAARDAALPFMIQSRVDLMTDQAVPGLKQAGCDEVWMGAESGSQKVLDAMDKGTRVDEIYAARARLRAAAIKACFFIQLGYPGETFDDIMLTVQLVRDTLPDNIGVSVSYPLPGTKFYDMVRAELGEKTHWTDSDDLAMMFQGAYRSPFYRRLHTLLHDDLDLHRALAGLGEHPAADGLPAALSRLSAEWFALGQIEAEHRNQAPTLLVRQNGHMPVPDLSKEWN encoded by the coding sequence ATGGTCGATGTACTGCTAGCGCACTCCTATTTCCTGAAGTACGACCCCAAGCAGCTGCAGAAGATGCGCCCGTACGCCCCGCTGGCGGCACTGTACGCCGCCGGCATCCTGCGCGCGCAGGGCTACTCGGTGGCCCTGTTCGACGCCATGCTATCGGATGGCGAGGCCGAGTTCGAGGCTGCGCTGGCGCGCCACCAGCCGCGCTACGCGGTGCTGTACGAGGATAACTTCAACTTCCTGAGCAAGATGTGCCTGACGCGCATGCGCGACGCGGCCTGCACCATGAGCGCGATGGCGCGCGAGCGCGGCGCCACGGTGATCGCTACCGGCGCCGATGCCAGCGATCACCCCGAGCACTACCTGGCCCACGGCGTGCAGTATGTGATGGTTGGCGAGGCCGACCACACGCTGGCCGAGCTGCTGGCCGCGCTCGAGGCCGCCGCGCCGCCCGCGGCGATCAGCGGCATCGCCGGGCTGGCGCTGGCCGACCCGCGCGCGCCCGGCGGGGTGTACCGCAGCCCCAGGCGTAGCCCCGAGCGCCACCCCGACGTGTTTCCCTTCCCGGCCTGGGATCTCCTCGATGTCGAGCGCTACCGCGCGGCCTGGCAGCAGGCCCACGGCTTCTATAGCCTGAACCTGGTCAGCACGCGCGGCTGCCCGTTCCACTGCAACTGGTGCGCCAAGCCGATCTGGGGCCAGCGCTACGCCATGCGCTCGCCGGCAAATATGGCCGACGAGCTGGCGCTGGTCAAGCAGACGCTGCGGCCCGACCACATCTGGTTCGCCGACGACATCTTCGGCCTGCGGCCGCAGTGGGTGGCCGCGTTTGGCCGCGAGGTGGCCGCGCGCGACGCCGCGCTGCCGTTCATGATCCAGTCGCGCGTCGACCTGATGACCGACCAGGCCGTGCCGGGGCTGAAGCAGGCCGGCTGCGACGAGGTCTGGATGGGCGCCGAGAGCGGCAGCCAGAAGGTGCTCGACGCTATGGACAAAGGCACGCGCGTCGATGAGATCTACGCCGCGCGCGCGCGGCTGCGCGCAGCCGCGATCAAGGCCTGCTTCTTCATCCAGCTCGGCTACCCCGGCGAGACGTTTGACGACATCATGTTGACGGTGCAGCTGGTGCGCGATACCCTGCCCGACAACATCGGCGTGAGCGTGAGCTACCCACTGCCCGGCACCAAGTTCTACGACATGGTGCGTGCCGAGCTGGGCGAGAAGACCCACTGGACCGACAGCGACGACCTGGCCATGATGTTCCAGGGCGCCTACCGCTCACCGTTCTACCGCCGGCTGCACACGCTGCTGCACGACGACCTTGATCTGCATCGCGCCCTGGCCGGCCTTGGCGAACACCCGGCCGCCGACGGGCTGCCGGCCGCGCTGAGCCGGCTGAGCGCCGAGTGGTTCGCGCTCGGGCAGATCGAGGCCGAGCACCGCAACCAGGCCCCGACGCTGCTGGTGCGCCAGAATGGGCATATGCCGGTGCCGGATCTTAGCAAGGAGTGGAATTAG
- a CDS encoding DUF2029 domain-containing protein, protein MGIAEPQNQAIDLPRRARAWGAWLAAALLLGLFVWQTALPASQQKSYAFSVYYTAARLTLQGQAGVQFCSTWLFEQQRALGFGQWADYFCPNPPTTALLLAPVAWLPPPLAQAAWVLGDLLMIAAIVGLGWLMLGAAPGLARPPAAWYALLAAGLIAALRPLHADLHAVQVYTLLALLYALWLYGYSSGRSWLCGAALAALALAKLAGWPLWLLLLALRRWRALAWALGLGGAAWLATLPLFGLAFWRLYLLGQAPALASDPLYAAPAFQTLTSLLKQCFLYDPRWSPRPLLDAPWLASGLWWVLAALLLAPTLARARRMPPAAAGPALALLCLVVPLQPAGEEYHYALLLIVLLLVLGTAAVRRPGWPAGLAIGLALLLLALPAYFVDTPRWQGWPWALLAYPRMDGALLLWGVVLFGGDAARDGVVQP, encoded by the coding sequence ATGGGTATTGCCGAACCGCAGAACCAGGCGATCGATCTGCCGCGGCGCGCGCGCGCGTGGGGCGCCTGGCTGGCCGCCGCGCTCCTGCTGGGGCTGTTTGTCTGGCAGACGGCGCTGCCGGCCAGCCAACAAAAATCGTATGCCTTCTCCGTATACTATACAGCGGCCCGGCTGACACTCCAGGGGCAGGCAGGCGTGCAGTTCTGCAGCACGTGGCTGTTCGAGCAGCAGCGCGCGCTGGGTTTCGGCCAGTGGGCCGACTACTTCTGCCCCAACCCGCCGACCACCGCGCTGCTGCTGGCGCCGGTGGCCTGGCTGCCGCCACCGCTTGCGCAGGCCGCCTGGGTGCTGGGCGATCTGCTGATGATTGCGGCGATCGTTGGCCTGGGCTGGCTGATGCTTGGCGCCGCGCCGGGCCTGGCCCGGCCGCCGGCCGCCTGGTATGCCCTGCTGGCCGCCGGGCTGATCGCGGCGCTGCGCCCGCTGCACGCCGACTTGCACGCCGTGCAGGTGTACACGCTGCTGGCGCTGCTGTACGCGCTGTGGCTGTATGGCTACAGTAGCGGCCGCAGCTGGCTGTGCGGCGCGGCGCTGGCGGCGCTGGCGCTGGCCAAGCTGGCGGGCTGGCCGCTCTGGCTGCTGCTGCTGGCGCTGCGGCGCTGGCGCGCGCTGGCCTGGGCGCTCGGGCTGGGCGGCGCGGCCTGGCTGGCCACGCTGCCGCTGTTTGGGTTGGCCTTCTGGCGGCTGTATCTGCTCGGCCAGGCGCCGGCGCTGGCGTCCGACCCACTCTACGCGGCGCCGGCATTCCAGACGCTCACAAGCCTGCTCAAGCAGTGCTTCCTATACGACCCGCGCTGGTCGCCGCGGCCGCTGCTGGACGCACCCTGGCTGGCGAGCGGGCTGTGGTGGGTGCTGGCCGCGCTGCTGCTGGCGCCGACGCTGGCGCGCGCGCGGCGTATGCCGCCCGCTGCGGCCGGCCCCGCGCTGGCGCTGCTATGCCTGGTGGTGCCGCTACAGCCGGCCGGCGAAGAGTACCACTACGCGCTGCTGCTGATCGTGCTGCTGCTGGTGCTGGGCACGGCGGCCGTGCGCCGGCCGGGCTGGCCGGCCGGGCTGGCGATCGGGCTGGCGCTGCTGCTGCTGGCGCTGCCGGCCTATTTTGTCGATACGCCGCGCTGGCAGGGCTGGCCCTGGGCGCTGCTGGCCTACCCGCGCATGGATGGCGCGCTGCTGCTGTGGGGAGTCGTGTTGTTCGGTGGTGATGCAGCCCGAGACGGTGTCGTGCAACCGTAG
- a CDS encoding B12-binding domain-containing radical SAM protein → MTEQTPLILLYNPKVAYPGYQRLPHSLLQLGALLEQRYPYAIIDGNLEQGRDRAAEIIAQVRRDGVRYLGVTIMPGPQLQQAVPDIKRIKQACPDLTVIVGGYFPSNHPNTCAKDPAIDYVVLSAGEDTLIELVDTLEAGGDPGQVAGLAFERDGQVLRTAKRQPHHPNDLPWYPYYKLPVEQYIAKTHLGTRTLSHHSSFGCPFLCNFCAVVNLAEGKWLAESAERLGALMQHMVDTWQINAMEFHDNNFFTSEKRVAGFAEALLQRGLKINWWGEGRIDTMLKFSDSTWRLMRDSGLKMVFMGAESGDDSMLDLMNKGGTLTAEMTLQMAAHARKYDIVPEFSFIMGNPPDARRDVERGIEFIRKVKAINPYVEIIMYRYDPVPLAGEMWQGAQASGFNFPQTLDEWVDPHWERVQLRRSADIPWFSQDDRTLMHDFETVMNAYYPTTTDRRLRSGMWYTLLRTLSGWRYKARFYRWPLELQALQNLIRYQRPETSGF, encoded by the coding sequence ATGACCGAACAAACACCGCTGATCCTGCTGTACAACCCGAAGGTGGCCTACCCCGGCTACCAGCGCCTGCCGCACTCGCTGCTGCAGCTGGGCGCGCTGCTCGAGCAGCGCTACCCATACGCGATTATCGACGGCAACCTCGAGCAGGGGCGCGACCGCGCGGCCGAGATCATCGCGCAGGTGCGGCGCGACGGCGTGCGCTACCTGGGGGTGACGATCATGCCCGGCCCGCAGCTGCAGCAGGCCGTGCCCGATATCAAGCGGATCAAGCAGGCCTGCCCCGACCTGACCGTGATCGTCGGCGGCTACTTCCCGAGCAACCACCCGAACACCTGCGCGAAGGACCCGGCGATCGACTACGTGGTGCTCAGCGCCGGCGAAGACACGCTGATCGAGCTGGTCGATACGCTCGAGGCCGGCGGCGACCCTGGCCAGGTGGCCGGGCTGGCCTTCGAGCGCGACGGCCAGGTGCTGCGCACGGCCAAGCGCCAGCCGCACCACCCCAACGACCTGCCCTGGTACCCCTACTATAAGCTGCCGGTCGAGCAATACATCGCCAAGACGCACCTGGGCACACGCACGCTCAGCCACCACAGCAGCTTCGGCTGCCCGTTCCTGTGCAACTTCTGCGCGGTGGTGAACCTGGCCGAGGGTAAGTGGCTGGCCGAGAGCGCCGAGCGGCTGGGCGCGCTGATGCAGCATATGGTCGATACCTGGCAGATCAACGCCATGGAGTTCCACGACAACAACTTCTTCACCAGCGAAAAGCGCGTGGCCGGCTTCGCCGAAGCGCTGCTGCAGCGCGGGCTGAAGATCAACTGGTGGGGCGAGGGCCGGATCGACACCATGCTCAAGTTCAGCGACAGCACCTGGCGGCTGATGCGCGACAGCGGGCTGAAGATGGTGTTCATGGGCGCCGAGAGCGGCGACGACAGCATGCTCGACCTGATGAACAAGGGCGGCACGCTCACCGCCGAGATGACCCTGCAGATGGCGGCGCACGCCCGCAAGTACGACATCGTGCCCGAGTTCAGCTTCATCATGGGCAACCCGCCCGACGCGCGCCGCGATGTCGAGCGCGGCATCGAGTTCATCCGCAAGGTCAAGGCGATCAACCCGTATGTCGAGATCATCATGTATCGCTACGACCCGGTGCCGCTGGCGGGCGAGATGTGGCAGGGCGCGCAGGCGAGCGGATTCAACTTCCCGCAAACGCTCGATGAGTGGGTCGACCCGCACTGGGAGCGCGTGCAGCTGCGCCGCTCGGCCGACATCCCGTGGTTCTCGCAGGATGATCGCACGCTTATGCACGATTTCGAGACGGTGATGAACGCCTACTACCCGACCACGACCGACCGGCGGCTGCGCAGCGGGATGTGGTATACCCTGCTGCGCACGCTGAGCGGCTGGCGCTACAAGGCGCGCTTCTACCGCTGGCCGCTCGAGCTGCAGGCGCTGCAAAACCTGATCCGCTACCAGCGCCCCGAAACGTCGGGCTTCTAG